One genomic region from Bos javanicus breed banteng chromosome 14, ARS-OSU_banteng_1.0, whole genome shotgun sequence encodes:
- the MYBL1 gene encoding myb-related protein A isoform X2, with product MAKRSRSEDEDDDLQYADHDYEVPQQKGLKKLWNRVKWTRDEDDKLKKLVEQHGTDDWTLIASHLQNRSDFQCQHRWQKVLNPELIKGPWTKEEDQRVIELVQKYGPKRWSLIAKHLKGRIGKQCRERWHNHLNPEVKKSSWTEEEDRIIYEAHKRLGNRWAEIAKLLPGRTDNSIKNHWNSTMRRKVEQEGYLQDGIKSERSSSKLQHKPCATMDHLQTQNQFYIPVQIPGYQYVSPEGNCVEHVQASSAFIQQPFVDEDPDKEKKIKELELLLMSAENEVRRKRVPSQPGSFSSWPGSFLMDDSMSNTLNSLEEHASEFYSMDENQTVSAQQNSPTKFLAVEANAVLSSLQTIPEFAETLELIESDPVAWSDVTSFDLSDAAASPVKSTPVKLMRIQHNEGAMECQFNVSLVLEGKRNGCNGADGEAVPLTSPSVAKFSTPPTILRKKRRMRVGQSPGSELGDSSFNDGGHTALKHTPVKTLPFSPSQFFNTCPGNEQINIENPSFTSTPICGQKVLITTPLHKETTPKDQKENVGFRTPTIRRSILGTTPRTPTPFKNALAAQEKKYGPLKIVSQPLAFLEEDIREVLKEETGTDIFLKEEDEPAYKSCKQEHTASVKKVRKSLILDNWEKEEPGTQLLNEDLSDLQSTCEWETVVYGKTEDQLIMTEQARRYLSTYTATGSTSRALIL from the exons tGAGGATGAGGATGATGACCTTCAGTATGCTGATCATGATTATGAAGTACCACAACAAAAAGGGTTGAAGAAACTCTGGAACAGAGTAAAATGGACAAGAGATGAG GATGACAAGTTAAAGAAGTTGGTTGAACAACATGGAACTGATGATTGGACTCTAATTGCTAGTCATCTTCAA AATCGTTCTGATTTTCAATGCCAACATCGGTGGCAGAAAGTTTTAAATCCAGAATTGATAAAGGGTCCCTGGACTAAAGAAGAAGATCAGAGG gttaTTGAATTAGTTCAGAAATATGGGCCAAAAAGATGGTCTTTAATTGCAAAACATTTAAAAGGAAGAATAGGCAAGCAGTGTAGAGAAAGATGGCATAATCATCTGAATCCTGAGGTAAAGAAGTCATCCTGGACAGAAGAGGAGGACAGGATTATCTATGAAGCACATAAGCGGTTGGGAAATCGTTGGGCAGAAATTGCCAAACTACTTCCTGGAAG GACTGATAATTCTATCAAAAATCATTGGAATTCTACTATGCGGAGAAAAGTGGAGCAGGAAGGCTACTTACAAGATGGAATAAAATCAGAACGATCTTCATCTAAACTTCAACACAAACCTTGTGCAACTATGGACCATTTGCAAACCCAGAATCAATTTTACATACCTGTTCAG aTCCCAGGCTATCAGTATGTATCACCTGAAGGCAATTGTGTAGAACATGTTCAGGCTTCTTCTGCCTTTATTCag CAACCCTTTGTAGATGAAGATcctgataaggaaaaaaaaataaaggaacttGAGTTGCTTCTTATGTCGGCTGAGAATGAAGTTAGAAGAAAACGAGTTCCATCA cAACCTGGAAGCTTTTCTAGCTGGCCTGGTAGTTTCCTCATGGATGACAGCATGTCTAATACTCTAAATAGCCTCGAGGAGCACGCTAGTGAGTTTTACAGTATGGATGAAAATCAGACTGTGTCTGCTCAGCAGAACTCACCTACAAAGTTCCTGGCCGTGGAGGCAAACGCTGTGCTGTCCTCTCTACAGACCATCCCAGAATTTGCAGAAACTCTCGAACTTATTGAATCT GATCCTGTAGCATGGAGTGATGTTACTAGCTTCGATCTTTCTGATGCTGCTGCTTCGCCTGTCAAGTCCACCCCAGTTAAACTAATGCGAATTCAGCACAACGAAGGTGCCATGGAATGTCAGTTTAACGTCAGTCTTGTACTCGAAGGGAAAAGAAACGGTTGTAATGGGGCAGACGGCGAGGCTGTTCCTTTGACCTCCCCAAGTGTGGCTAAGTTTAGCACTCCACCAACCATcctcagaaagaagagaagaatgcGAGTGGGCCAGTCCCCGGGCAGCGAGCTTGGTGACAGCTCATTCAACGACGGTGGTCACACAGCACTAAAGCACACACCGGTGAAAACACTACCATTTTCTCCTTCACAG tttttcaacaCATGTCCTGGAAATGAACAAATTAATATAGAAAATCCTTCATTCACATCAACCCCTATTTGTGGGCAGAAGGTTCTCATTACAACTCCTCTTCATAAGGAAACAACCCCCAAAGATCAAAAGGAAAATGTAGG GTTTAGAACACCTACTATTAGAAGATCTATATTGGGTACCACACCAAGGACTCCTACTCCTTTTAAGAATGCGCTTGCTGCTCAGGAGAAAAAATATGGACCTCTTAAAATTGTG tcaCAGCCACTTGCCTTCTTGGAAGAAGATATTCGAgaagttttaaaagaagaaactggAACAGACATATTCCTCAAAGAGGAAGATGAACCTGCTTACAAAAGCTGCAAGCAAGAG CATACTGCTTCTGTCAAGAAGGTCAGAAAATCACTAATCTTAGATAATTGGGAAAAAGAAGAACCAGGTACTCAACTGTTAAATGAAGACCTTTCAGACTTGCAG TCAACTTGTGAATGGGAAACAGTGGTTTATGGGAAAACAGAAGACCAACTTATCATGACTGAACAAGCAAGAAGATATTTGAGTACTTATACAGCTACAGGCAGCACTTCAAGAGCTCTCATACTGTGA
- the MYBL1 gene encoding myb-related protein A isoform X1 yields the protein MAKRSRSEDEDDDLQYADHDYEVPQQKGLKKLWNRVKWTRDEDDKLKKLVEQHGTDDWTLIASHLQNRSDFQCQHRWQKVLNPELIKGPWTKEEDQRVIELVQKYGPKRWSLIAKHLKGRIGKQCRERWHNHLNPEVKKSSWTEEEDRIIYEAHKRLGNRWAEIAKLLPGRTDNSIKNHWNSTMRRKVEQEGYLQDGIKSERSSSKLQHKPCATMDHLQTQNQFYIPVQIPGYQYVSPEGNCVEHVQASSAFIQQPFVDEDPDKEKKIKELELLLMSAENEVRRKRVPSQPGSFSSWPGSFLMDDSMSNTLNSLEEHASEFYSMDENQTVSAQQNSPTKFLAVEANAVLSSLQTIPEFAETLELIESDPVAWSDVTSFDLSDAAASPVKSTPVKLMRIQHNEGAMECQFNVSLVLEGKRNGCNGADGEAVPLTSPSVAKFSTPPTILRKKRRMRVGQSPGSELGDSSFNDGGHTALKHTPVKTLPFSPSQFFNTCPGNEQINIENPSFTSTPICGQKVLITTPLHKETTPKDQKENVGFRTPTIRRSILGTTPRTPTPFKNALAAQEKKYGPLKIVSQPLAFLEEDIREVLKEETGTDIFLKEEDEPAYKSCKQEHTASVKKVRKSLILDNWEKEEPGTQLLNEDLSDLQSENIFTTSLLMIPLLEIHDNRCNLTPEKQDINSTNKTYTLNKKKPNPNTSKVVTLEKNLQSTCEWETVVYGKTEDQLIMTEQARRYLSTYTATGSTSRALIL from the exons tGAGGATGAGGATGATGACCTTCAGTATGCTGATCATGATTATGAAGTACCACAACAAAAAGGGTTGAAGAAACTCTGGAACAGAGTAAAATGGACAAGAGATGAG GATGACAAGTTAAAGAAGTTGGTTGAACAACATGGAACTGATGATTGGACTCTAATTGCTAGTCATCTTCAA AATCGTTCTGATTTTCAATGCCAACATCGGTGGCAGAAAGTTTTAAATCCAGAATTGATAAAGGGTCCCTGGACTAAAGAAGAAGATCAGAGG gttaTTGAATTAGTTCAGAAATATGGGCCAAAAAGATGGTCTTTAATTGCAAAACATTTAAAAGGAAGAATAGGCAAGCAGTGTAGAGAAAGATGGCATAATCATCTGAATCCTGAGGTAAAGAAGTCATCCTGGACAGAAGAGGAGGACAGGATTATCTATGAAGCACATAAGCGGTTGGGAAATCGTTGGGCAGAAATTGCCAAACTACTTCCTGGAAG GACTGATAATTCTATCAAAAATCATTGGAATTCTACTATGCGGAGAAAAGTGGAGCAGGAAGGCTACTTACAAGATGGAATAAAATCAGAACGATCTTCATCTAAACTTCAACACAAACCTTGTGCAACTATGGACCATTTGCAAACCCAGAATCAATTTTACATACCTGTTCAG aTCCCAGGCTATCAGTATGTATCACCTGAAGGCAATTGTGTAGAACATGTTCAGGCTTCTTCTGCCTTTATTCag CAACCCTTTGTAGATGAAGATcctgataaggaaaaaaaaataaaggaacttGAGTTGCTTCTTATGTCGGCTGAGAATGAAGTTAGAAGAAAACGAGTTCCATCA cAACCTGGAAGCTTTTCTAGCTGGCCTGGTAGTTTCCTCATGGATGACAGCATGTCTAATACTCTAAATAGCCTCGAGGAGCACGCTAGTGAGTTTTACAGTATGGATGAAAATCAGACTGTGTCTGCTCAGCAGAACTCACCTACAAAGTTCCTGGCCGTGGAGGCAAACGCTGTGCTGTCCTCTCTACAGACCATCCCAGAATTTGCAGAAACTCTCGAACTTATTGAATCT GATCCTGTAGCATGGAGTGATGTTACTAGCTTCGATCTTTCTGATGCTGCTGCTTCGCCTGTCAAGTCCACCCCAGTTAAACTAATGCGAATTCAGCACAACGAAGGTGCCATGGAATGTCAGTTTAACGTCAGTCTTGTACTCGAAGGGAAAAGAAACGGTTGTAATGGGGCAGACGGCGAGGCTGTTCCTTTGACCTCCCCAAGTGTGGCTAAGTTTAGCACTCCACCAACCATcctcagaaagaagagaagaatgcGAGTGGGCCAGTCCCCGGGCAGCGAGCTTGGTGACAGCTCATTCAACGACGGTGGTCACACAGCACTAAAGCACACACCGGTGAAAACACTACCATTTTCTCCTTCACAG tttttcaacaCATGTCCTGGAAATGAACAAATTAATATAGAAAATCCTTCATTCACATCAACCCCTATTTGTGGGCAGAAGGTTCTCATTACAACTCCTCTTCATAAGGAAACAACCCCCAAAGATCAAAAGGAAAATGTAGG GTTTAGAACACCTACTATTAGAAGATCTATATTGGGTACCACACCAAGGACTCCTACTCCTTTTAAGAATGCGCTTGCTGCTCAGGAGAAAAAATATGGACCTCTTAAAATTGTG tcaCAGCCACTTGCCTTCTTGGAAGAAGATATTCGAgaagttttaaaagaagaaactggAACAGACATATTCCTCAAAGAGGAAGATGAACCTGCTTACAAAAGCTGCAAGCAAGAG CATACTGCTTCTGTCAAGAAGGTCAGAAAATCACTAATCTTAGATAATTGGGAAAAAGAAGAACCAGGTACTCAACTGTTAAATGAAGACCTTTCAGACTTGCAG tcagaaaatatatttacaacATCTTTATTAATGATACCATTATTGGAAATACATGACAATAGGTGCAACTTGACTCCTGAAAAACAAGATATAAATTCAACCAACAAAACATATACActtaataaaaagaaaccaaacccTAACACTTCCAAAGTTGtcacattggaaaagaatcttcag TCAACTTGTGAATGGGAAACAGTGGTTTATGGGAAAACAGAAGACCAACTTATCATGACTGAACAAGCAAGAAGATATTTGAGTACTTATACAGCTACAGGCAGCACTTCAAGAGCTCTCATACTGTGA